From Verrucomicrobiota bacterium, one genomic window encodes:
- a CDS encoding response regulator, which produces MSGRIRTLVVDDEKIICEIVRDILVSEGGRVETLAAQSCEEGLRLARQQAFDVVFLDVRMEDGCGVDLLKRIREHQPGARIYMITGYRADKEIQQALAEGAAGFISKPFRVKDILGALHGPAPASA; this is translated from the coding sequence ATGAGTGGACGCATCCGGACCCTGGTCGTGGACGACGAGAAGATCATCTGCGAGATCGTGCGCGACATCCTTGTCTCGGAGGGTGGCCGCGTCGAGACCCTGGCCGCGCAGTCATGCGAGGAGGGGCTGCGGTTGGCAAGGCAGCAGGCGTTCGACGTGGTGTTCCTCGATGTGCGCATGGAAGACGGATGCGGTGTCGATCTGCTCAAGCGAATCCGGGAGCACCAGCCGGGCGCTCGCATATATATGATCACAGGCTACAGGGCCGACAAGGAGATCCAGCAGGCGCTTGCAGAGGGCGCCGCCGGATTCATCAGCAAGCCGTTCAGGGTCAAGGACATTCTGGGGGCGTTGCACGGACCAGCCCCAGCCTCGGCCTGA
- a CDS encoding PAS domain S-box protein: MGRLSELEEIARRYDDLKRAITSLLFVVDGAGRFLDVNEEFSRRLGYFPSELAGMRLYEIIDGKAEDPRQKMMPFFARNGGRQTLVAKDGRRVAVSPSSVGRYTEDGRFAGALVVCRALDEGKERVGAIEEAAQEMNQPLSGIYGYSELLKGTVGPRDPAYRYAKKIYEQSERLAALVKRIKAEQGLPPDGLAPDVRPPEPGEQETDR; this comes from the coding sequence ATGGGGCGTCTGAGCGAGCTCGAGGAGATTGCGCGGCGCTACGATGATCTCAAGCGAGCGATCACCAGCTTGCTTTTCGTTGTCGATGGCGCGGGCCGATTCCTCGACGTGAACGAGGAGTTCTCGCGGCGCCTGGGGTATTTCCCGAGCGAGTTGGCCGGTATGCGCCTTTACGAGATCATTGACGGGAAGGCCGAGGATCCGCGCCAGAAGATGATGCCCTTCTTCGCCCGCAACGGCGGTCGGCAGACATTGGTGGCCAAGGACGGGCGGCGTGTTGCGGTGTCTCCAAGCTCCGTGGGCCGCTACACCGAGGATGGCCGGTTCGCGGGCGCGTTGGTTGTGTGCCGGGCGCTCGATGAGGGGAAGGAGCGTGTCGGGGCGATCGAGGAGGCGGCACAGGAGATGAACCAGCCGCTGTCGGGTATCTACGGCTACTCGGAACTGCTGAAGGGCACCGTGGGGCCCCGCGACCCTGCCTATCGCTACGCCAAGAAAATCTACGAGCAGAGCGAGAGGCTCGCGGCGCTCGTCAAGCGGATCAAAGCCGAGCAAGGGTTACCTCCCGACGGTCTGGCGCCGGATGTCCGGCCGCCTGAACCGGGAGAACAGGAGACTGACCGATGA
- a CDS encoding alcohol dehydrogenase catalytic domain-containing protein, whose amino-acid sequence MKQAFLTAPGRFEVVEVPEPGPIGSHEALIRLEAIGVCGSDVHYFTKGRIGSQVVEYPFTIGHECSGVVERVGEAVTRVAAGDRVTVDPAMPCGECEWCRRGRENICANLRFLGCPGQAEGAYRELLVMPEQSLFRLPDSLSFDDGVALEPAAICTYAVAQSRLASGETIAVLGCGPIGLLVLAAAKASGRARAFATDLVRERVEAARKFGADAAYNAHETDVVAAILDATGGRGVDVVYECAGEQQTLDQAMQLAAPGGRVSIIGIPSTARVELTADLARRKELLLINVRRQNKMVERTIERAASGALHIGGLVTHHFRLDQIAEAFDLVARYRDGVLKAVIRPRG is encoded by the coding sequence ATGAAGCAGGCGTTCCTGACCGCGCCGGGCCGGTTCGAGGTGGTCGAGGTGCCGGAACCGGGCCCGATCGGGTCGCACGAGGCCCTGATCCGGCTCGAGGCGATCGGCGTGTGCGGTTCCGACGTGCACTACTTCACCAAGGGGCGGATCGGCTCGCAAGTGGTCGAGTACCCGTTCACGATCGGGCACGAATGCTCGGGGGTGGTCGAGCGGGTGGGCGAGGCGGTGACGCGCGTGGCCGCCGGAGACCGCGTGACGGTGGATCCCGCGATGCCGTGCGGCGAGTGCGAGTGGTGCCGCAGGGGGCGCGAGAACATCTGCGCCAACCTGCGGTTCCTGGGCTGCCCGGGTCAGGCTGAGGGCGCGTACCGGGAGCTGCTCGTGATGCCCGAGCAGAGCCTGTTCCGCTTGCCGGACTCGCTGAGCTTCGACGACGGGGTGGCGCTCGAACCGGCCGCCATCTGCACGTATGCGGTGGCGCAGAGCCGGCTGGCGTCCGGCGAGACGATCGCCGTGCTCGGCTGCGGGCCGATCGGGCTGCTCGTTCTGGCGGCGGCCAAAGCGTCTGGCCGAGCGCGGGCGTTCGCCACAGACCTCGTGCGCGAGCGGGTCGAGGCGGCGAGGAAGTTCGGCGCGGATGCGGCCTACAACGCTCATGAGACCGATGTTGTGGCAGCGATCCTCGACGCGACAGGGGGCCGGGGTGTCGACGTGGTCTACGAGTGCGCCGGCGAGCAACAGACGCTCGACCAAGCGATGCAGCTCGCCGCGCCGGGCGGGCGCGTGTCGATCATTGGCATCCCAAGCACGGCGCGTGTGGAGCTGACCGCTGATCTGGCACGACGCAAGGAGCTGCTTCTCATCAACGTTCGGCGACAGAACAAGATGGTCGAGCGCACCATCGAGCGGGCTGCCTCGGGCGCGCTGCACATTGGCGGGCTCGTCACCCATCACTTCCGCCTCGATCAGATCGCCGAGGCGTTCGATCTGGTGGCCCGGTATCGCGATGGCGTGCTCAAGGCCGTCATCCGGCCCCGCGGATAG
- a CDS encoding MFS transporter, which translates to MTAPQSPLTALQTQKAMRLNVLASAFDAVFLALVTGTFLTGYALLLGAGDVAIGWLSAFPLITLPAAAIAAYIADRCRARKLLWLISSWAVRATIVLYILAPLVVPKEHQDALLGILLAAVFFNSIFMAASGPVWTAWMSDIIPSHVEGAFWGRRNSVVNLSLLVASVGASVFIDWLGRDRLGGFIALFGTAVLFGTAMTLIHYRIPEPRYVGPERSPGLLHMFAAPFRHGVFVRYLIFSSAFNLAVWVMVPFIVVFFLKELELSYTWIAVISGINILGSVLSSKFWGYLVDRFGPKPVLSLCIYLKPLAPLTLIFTTRDNYMYVLTSLWFFDGILNAATMVATIPLSIGLGPREQRSGYLAVLNAVVGLAAAAGAIVGGYFLKATEGFQGSLVVPISNYKLVFLLSAVLRVGVMPLLNIVRDRKGAPTGAFLRQFVAGNPFRVVRYSQLLAHSPDEGERVKATRALADTGSTIATRELVNALDDPSLVVREEAAAALGEIADAAAIEALVEKMRSPESKIQTQSARALGKIPHRRSVEALIETLPTLDRALKKDIVRALGEIGDPSASAHLLQVLAVEKDPATLETVVEALAQIGEIQAIHYLLPQLRQSKNEIVKRQLANALGNLLGTEGEFYSVLTRELAVEGQEVERDVRAWRRELNKRYPSVIQRNTEDAVREKLRLVTMSACLGEALDHYVARRWTQAVERLEAAAMLLLRVVDAPRSIEKGFDTESARPQFVERIKALSERSPRRGADYWYIYVLTSGLYSTENPVAPAEALLAFYAFRYAFFEELTGGPPPGARAGRTRRGPSWPNARS; encoded by the coding sequence ATGACAGCGCCGCAATCGCCACTCACCGCTTTGCAGACCCAGAAGGCCATGCGCTTGAACGTGCTCGCCAGTGCGTTCGACGCCGTCTTTCTCGCGCTGGTCACTGGCACGTTCCTGACCGGCTACGCCCTGCTGCTCGGCGCCGGCGACGTGGCGATCGGCTGGCTCAGCGCCTTCCCGCTCATAACGCTGCCGGCCGCGGCCATCGCCGCCTACATCGCCGACCGGTGCCGTGCCCGCAAGCTGCTGTGGCTCATCTCGTCCTGGGCCGTGCGCGCTACCATCGTGCTCTACATCCTCGCCCCGCTCGTTGTGCCCAAGGAACACCAGGATGCCCTCCTCGGCATCCTGCTTGCCGCCGTTTTCTTCAACAGCATCTTCATGGCTGCCAGCGGGCCGGTATGGACCGCCTGGATGTCCGACATCATCCCCTCGCACGTCGAAGGAGCCTTCTGGGGCCGCCGCAACAGCGTCGTCAACCTCAGCCTCCTGGTCGCCTCGGTCGGCGCCTCCGTCTTCATCGACTGGCTCGGGCGCGACCGCCTCGGGGGCTTCATTGCGCTCTTTGGAACCGCCGTCCTGTTCGGCACGGCCATGACGCTGATCCACTACCGCATCCCCGAGCCACGTTACGTGGGGCCTGAGCGCTCGCCGGGCCTGTTGCACATGTTCGCCGCGCCGTTCCGCCACGGCGTATTCGTCCGGTACCTGATCTTCTCGTCGGCCTTCAACTTGGCCGTCTGGGTCATGGTCCCCTTCATTGTCGTGTTCTTCCTCAAGGAGCTCGAGCTCTCCTACACCTGGATCGCCGTTATCAGCGGCATCAACATCCTTGGCAGCGTCCTCTCGTCCAAGTTCTGGGGCTACCTCGTCGACCGCTTCGGCCCCAAGCCCGTGCTGAGCCTCTGCATCTACCTCAAGCCGCTCGCGCCGCTCACGTTGATCTTCACCACGCGCGACAACTACATGTACGTTCTCACGTCGCTGTGGTTCTTTGACGGCATCCTGAACGCCGCCACGATGGTGGCCACCATCCCGCTCAGCATTGGCCTTGGTCCGCGCGAGCAACGCTCGGGCTACCTTGCCGTGCTCAATGCCGTCGTCGGCCTGGCGGCCGCTGCCGGGGCAATCGTCGGCGGCTACTTCCTCAAGGCCACCGAGGGCTTCCAGGGCTCGCTCGTCGTGCCCATCTCGAACTATAAGCTGGTCTTCCTCCTGTCGGCCGTGCTCCGTGTCGGCGTCATGCCGCTGCTCAACATCGTGCGCGACCGCAAGGGCGCGCCCACAGGCGCCTTCCTCCGCCAGTTTGTCGCCGGAAACCCCTTCCGCGTCGTGCGTTACTCGCAGCTCCTGGCCCACTCGCCCGACGAGGGCGAGCGCGTCAAGGCCACCCGCGCGCTGGCCGACACCGGGAGCACCATCGCCACGCGCGAACTCGTCAACGCGCTCGACGATCCGAGCCTCGTCGTCCGCGAGGAGGCCGCCGCCGCCCTCGGCGAGATCGCCGATGCCGCAGCCATCGAAGCGCTCGTTGAGAAAATGCGCTCGCCCGAATCGAAGATCCAGACCCAGTCCGCCCGGGCGCTTGGCAAGATCCCCCACCGGCGCAGCGTCGAAGCACTCATCGAGACCTTGCCAACCCTGGACCGCGCACTGAAGAAGGACATTGTCCGCGCCCTCGGCGAGATCGGCGACCCGAGCGCCTCGGCCCATCTGCTCCAAGTGCTCGCCGTCGAGAAAGACCCGGCCACGCTCGAGACCGTCGTCGAGGCGCTCGCCCAGATCGGCGAGATCCAGGCCATCCACTATCTCCTGCCCCAGCTCCGGCAGAGTAAGAATGAGATCGTCAAGCGCCAGCTCGCCAACGCGCTCGGCAACCTCCTCGGGACCGAGGGCGAGTTCTACAGCGTCCTCACACGCGAGCTTGCCGTCGAGGGCCAAGAGGTCGAACGCGATGTGCGCGCCTGGCGTCGTGAGTTGAACAAGCGCTACCCGAGCGTTATCCAGCGCAACACGGAAGACGCCGTCCGCGAGAAGCTGCGCCTCGTCACTATGAGCGCCTGCCTCGGCGAAGCGCTCGACCATTATGTCGCCCGGCGGTGGACCCAGGCCGTCGAACGGCTCGAAGCCGCCGCTATGCTCCTGCTGCGCGTCGTCGACGCCCCGCGATCGATCGAGAAGGGATTCGACACGGAGAGCGCCAGGCCTCAGTTCGTCGAGAGGATCAAGGCGCTATCGGAGCGATCACCCCGGCGCGGTGCCGACTACTGGTACATCTACGTACTCACCAGTGGGCTCTACAGCACCGAGAATCCCGTGGCCCCAGCCGAGGCGCTCCTCGCTTTCTACGCCTTCCGGTACGCCTTCTTCGAGGAGCTCACCGGGGGCCCGCCGCCCGGCGCAAGGGCCGGCCGAACACGCCGCGGCCCGAGCTGGCCGAACGCACGCTCCTGA
- a CDS encoding AI-2E family transporter, with product MADERTKRSYGAIVFGVALVCGVILLVLLRDIILLAFLGATLAVLFNWLAGMLRRAVPRLGQGPALAVVIVALLAVATVLVMAVARPIAREVSQLVAFFGERMQTLPADLEKFVRTQFGVEIEIDDSAVVKEVLKSSKAVAQRTFGLALLAGSTVLTVMVVASLGVFFSIKPKQYNDLLLRYVGEENGERLRRALDRIGVKVRGWLGGTLFSAVFIAGLSTLALVLIGVRYAYVFGLLAGLMAFIPYFGPIISVVPPGLFALASPQPIKALWVVLVFVAIQTVESNVFTPMVMQRRIELPPGVVVLAVLVMGALLGFLGAVLALPLTLAIQALLDEFVLGKRQGSSGSRPTKG from the coding sequence ATGGCCGACGAGAGGACGAAGCGCAGCTACGGGGCGATCGTGTTCGGCGTGGCGTTGGTGTGCGGGGTCATCCTGCTTGTACTGCTGCGCGACATCATTCTGCTGGCGTTTCTTGGGGCGACGCTGGCGGTGCTGTTCAATTGGCTCGCGGGCATGCTGCGGCGCGCCGTGCCGCGGCTCGGGCAGGGGCCGGCGCTCGCCGTGGTGATCGTCGCGTTGCTGGCGGTCGCCACAGTGCTGGTGATGGCCGTCGCGCGGCCGATCGCGCGCGAGGTGAGCCAGCTCGTTGCCTTTTTTGGCGAGCGGATGCAGACCCTGCCGGCCGACCTCGAGAAGTTCGTCAGGACGCAGTTCGGCGTCGAGATCGAGATTGACGACAGCGCCGTGGTCAAAGAAGTGCTCAAGTCGTCGAAGGCTGTGGCGCAGCGTACGTTCGGGTTGGCGCTCCTGGCCGGGAGCACGGTGCTCACGGTCATGGTGGTCGCGTCGCTCGGGGTGTTCTTCTCAATCAAGCCGAAGCAGTACAACGATCTGCTGCTGCGCTACGTGGGCGAAGAGAACGGCGAGCGGCTGCGGCGCGCGCTCGATCGAATCGGCGTGAAAGTGCGCGGGTGGCTGGGGGGGACGCTGTTCTCGGCGGTGTTCATCGCGGGGCTCTCGACACTGGCGCTGGTGCTGATCGGCGTCAGGTACGCTTACGTATTCGGACTGCTCGCGGGGCTCATGGCGTTCATTCCCTATTTTGGGCCGATCATCTCGGTGGTGCCGCCCGGGCTGTTTGCGCTGGCCTCTCCGCAGCCAATCAAGGCGTTGTGGGTCGTGCTGGTGTTTGTGGCGATCCAGACGGTCGAGTCGAACGTGTTCACTCCGATGGTCATGCAGCGGCGCATCGAACTGCCGCCGGGCGTGGTCGTGCTCGCCGTGCTGGTGATGGGCGCGCTGCTTGGGTTTCTCGGCGCGGTGCTCGCGTTGCCGCTGACGTTGGCGATCCAGGCGCTGCTCGACGAGTTCGTGCTCGGCAAGCGTCAAGGGAGCAGCGGGTCGCGTCCCACCAAGGGATAG
- the pyrR gene encoding bifunctional pyr operon transcriptional regulator/uracil phosphoribosyltransferase PyrR: MIQVQLIDATQMYRTLMRMAHEIIEKQADVGALGLVGIQTRGVPLARRTAANVLAVCGIEPPVGELDITFYRDDLGARLDQPEVKSTHFGFDLTDRDLVIVDDVLFTGRTIRAALDAIMDFGRPRRIMLAVLIDRGHRELPIRADVVGKNVPTGRNENVRVHLAEVDGVDEVVLYRPEST, encoded by the coding sequence CTGATTCAGGTGCAGCTCATCGACGCAACGCAGATGTACCGCACCCTCATGCGTATGGCGCACGAGATCATCGAGAAACAAGCCGACGTCGGCGCGCTCGGCCTCGTCGGCATCCAGACGCGCGGCGTGCCGCTGGCCCGGCGCACGGCGGCCAACGTGCTCGCCGTCTGCGGCATCGAGCCGCCCGTAGGCGAGCTCGACATCACCTTCTACCGCGACGACCTCGGAGCCCGCCTCGACCAGCCCGAGGTCAAGAGCACGCACTTCGGCTTTGACCTGACCGATCGCGACCTTGTCATCGTCGACGACGTGCTCTTCACCGGCCGCACGATCCGCGCCGCGCTCGACGCCATTATGGACTTCGGCCGCCCGCGCCGCATCATGCTTGCCGTGCTCATCGACCGCGGCCACCGTGAGCTGCCCATCCGCGCCGACGTCGTCGGCAAGAACGTGCCGACTGGCCGCAACGAGAACGTCCGCGTCCACCTCGCCGAAGTTGACGGCGTCGACGAGGTGGTGCTCTACAGGCCCGAAAGCACCTGA
- a CDS encoding aspartate carbamoyltransferase catalytic subunit — MTAATKSKRSEPPPAAKWTHRHLLGLEDVSADEIRLVLDHARHFKEVSTRDIKKVPALRGKTVVNLFFEASTRTRTSFEVAAKRLSADVLNITASGSSVTKGETLIDTVHTLEAYRIDILVMRHAASGAPHFLSRHCTSRIVNAGDGMHEHPTQALLDLFTMQERGKSFDGLKVAIIGDIIHSRVARSDILGLNKLGAHIVLCGPPTLVPKRFEEFGAQRTTRLDEALDGADVVYCLRMQFERQQANFLPSVDEYVRLFGVTAERLKRAKPDAIVMHPGPLNRGIELTSEVADSARSAVLDQVTNGVAVRMAVLFLLAGVN, encoded by the coding sequence ATGACAGCAGCCACCAAGTCAAAGCGTTCGGAGCCGCCGCCCGCTGCGAAGTGGACGCACCGCCACCTGCTGGGCCTCGAGGACGTGAGCGCGGACGAGATCCGCCTTGTGCTCGATCACGCGCGTCACTTCAAGGAAGTCTCGACCCGCGACATCAAGAAAGTGCCTGCCCTGCGCGGCAAGACGGTCGTCAATCTGTTCTTCGAGGCGAGCACGCGCACGCGAACCTCGTTCGAGGTCGCCGCCAAGCGCCTGAGCGCCGACGTGCTCAACATCACCGCCTCGGGATCGAGTGTCACCAAGGGGGAGACGCTGATCGACACGGTCCACACCCTCGAGGCGTATCGCATCGACATCCTCGTCATGCGTCACGCCGCCAGCGGCGCGCCGCACTTCCTGTCGCGCCACTGCACTTCGCGTATCGTCAATGCCGGCGACGGCATGCACGAACACCCAACCCAGGCGCTCCTCGACCTGTTCACCATGCAAGAGCGCGGCAAGTCCTTCGACGGCCTCAAGGTCGCCATCATCGGCGACATCATCCACAGCCGCGTCGCCCGCTCGGACATCCTCGGCCTCAACAAGCTCGGAGCGCATATCGTACTCTGCGGCCCGCCGACGCTCGTGCCTAAACGCTTCGAGGAGTTTGGAGCCCAGCGTACGACACGCCTCGACGAGGCCCTCGACGGCGCCGACGTCGTCTACTGCCTCCGCATGCAGTTCGAACGGCAGCAGGCCAATTTCCTCCCGTCCGTCGACGAGTACGTCCGCCTCTTCGGCGTCACCGCCGAGCGGCTCAAACGCGCCAAGCCCGACGCGATCGTCATGCACCCCGGACCGCTCAACCGCGGCATCGAACTCACGAGCGAGGTCGCCGACAGCGCGCGGTCCGCTGTCCTTGACCAAGTCACCAACGGCGTCGCCGTGCGCATGGCCGTGCTCTTCCTGCTCGCAGGCGTCAACTGA
- a CDS encoding dihydroorotase — protein sequence MKRNGTCLITGGRVIDPSQNLDTHADVLIRDGRVAEIGKGLKADKAATLDASGCVVAPGLIDMHVHLREPGFEYKEDIASGTRAAAHGGFTSVACMPNTNPVIDTPGVIDLICMRAEEAGVVNVFCIGAISTGLEGKDIANIGLLVEAGAVAVSDDGKGSQDNYVLRRALDYAKMFGVPYISHAEDKRLAADGVMHEGHYSTLLGLSGIPSASEEIHVARNAILAELTGTPCHIAHISSAGSVRIVREAKARGVPITAEVTPHHFALTDACITTYDANFKMNPPLRSEDDRQALLDGLRDGTIDCIVTDHAPHSWSEKQVEFPYAAFGVIGLETALSVACNELLHKGVLDLRGLIDRLTCAPAHILNLNTKGSLRKGVDGDVTVFDPDAETTVNADTFASKSRNTPFNGWKLKGAPVATVVAGHVVWNARAASKAEA from the coding sequence ATGAAGCGAAACGGAACGTGCCTCATCACCGGCGGCCGGGTCATCGACCCATCGCAGAATCTCGACACGCACGCTGACGTGCTGATCCGAGACGGCCGAGTCGCCGAAATCGGCAAAGGCCTCAAGGCCGACAAGGCCGCGACGCTCGATGCGAGCGGGTGTGTCGTCGCGCCGGGCCTCATCGATATGCACGTGCATCTGCGCGAGCCCGGCTTCGAGTACAAGGAGGACATCGCGAGCGGCACACGCGCAGCCGCCCACGGTGGCTTTACGTCCGTCGCCTGCATGCCGAACACCAACCCGGTGATCGACACTCCCGGCGTGATCGACCTGATCTGCATGCGCGCCGAGGAAGCCGGCGTCGTCAACGTCTTCTGCATCGGCGCCATCAGCACCGGCCTCGAAGGCAAGGACATCGCCAACATCGGCCTGCTCGTCGAGGCCGGCGCCGTTGCCGTGAGCGACGACGGCAAAGGATCGCAGGACAACTACGTGCTGCGCCGCGCGCTCGACTACGCCAAAATGTTCGGCGTGCCCTACATTTCCCACGCCGAGGACAAGCGCCTTGCCGCCGATGGCGTCATGCACGAGGGCCACTACTCGACGCTGCTCGGCCTGAGCGGCATCCCGTCCGCCTCCGAGGAGATCCACGTCGCCCGAAACGCCATCCTCGCCGAGCTCACCGGCACCCCGTGCCACATCGCCCACATCAGCTCGGCCGGGTCGGTGCGCATCGTGCGCGAGGCCAAGGCGCGCGGCGTGCCGATCACCGCCGAGGTGACGCCCCATCATTTCGCGCTGACCGACGCCTGCATCACAACCTACGACGCGAATTTCAAGATGAACCCGCCGCTGCGCAGCGAGGACGACCGCCAGGCCCTGCTGGACGGCCTGCGCGACGGCACGATCGATTGCATCGTCACCGATCACGCTCCACATTCCTGGAGCGAGAAACAGGTCGAGTTCCCCTACGCCGCCTTCGGCGTCATCGGTCTCGAAACCGCACTCTCGGTCGCCTGCAACGAGCTGCTCCACAAAGGCGTGCTCGACTTGCGCGGCCTCATCGACAGACTGACCTGCGCTCCCGCGCACATCCTCAATCTCAACACCAAGGGCTCGCTCAGGAAGGGCGTGGACGGCGACGTGACCGTCTTCGACCCCGATGCCGAGACCACCGTCAACGCTGACACGTTTGCCAGCAAGAGCCGCAACACGCCGTTCAACGGCTGGAAGCTCAAGGGCGCACCGGTAGCTACCGTCGTCGCCGGTCACGTCGTCTGGAACGCACGCGCCGCATCGAAGGCAGAGGCCTGA
- the carA gene encoding glutamine-hydrolyzing carbamoyl-phosphate synthase small subunit, which produces MIDTPKKPAILALEDGTVFHGTAFGAAGERVGEVVFNTAMTGYQEVLTDPSYCGQIVTMTYPLIGNCGVNRQDVESRRIWVEGFVVRELSRIPANWRQTATLDEYLARSGVPGIQGIDTRALTKHIRTAGALKGVISSVDPNEKSLVRKAREWVGLVGQDMVKHVTCAEPYHWDPDSAESRAWTPEEPRPELPEPRFRVAAIDCGMKTNILRRLRQEGCDVTVFPAHAAANDVLAARLNGVFLSNGPGDPAGAPYVFETIRKLLGKVPIFGICLGHQMLGLACGATTYKLRFGHRGANQPVLDLTTGKIEITSQNHGFAVDVASLPNALVQTHINLNDRTSEGLEHTKLPAFSVQYHPEASPGPHDAAYLFPRFIKLMEKHPISTR; this is translated from the coding sequence ATGATTGACACCCCGAAGAAGCCCGCGATCCTCGCCCTCGAGGACGGCACGGTCTTTCACGGCACGGCCTTCGGCGCCGCCGGCGAGCGCGTCGGCGAGGTCGTGTTCAACACCGCCATGACCGGCTACCAGGAGGTGCTCACCGATCCGTCGTACTGCGGCCAGATCGTCACGATGACCTACCCGCTCATCGGCAACTGCGGCGTCAACCGCCAGGACGTTGAATCGCGTCGCATCTGGGTCGAAGGCTTCGTCGTGCGCGAACTGAGCCGCATCCCGGCCAATTGGCGCCAAACGGCCACGCTCGACGAGTACCTCGCCAGGAGCGGCGTGCCCGGCATCCAGGGCATTGACACGCGCGCGCTCACCAAGCACATCCGTACCGCCGGCGCGCTCAAGGGCGTCATCTCCAGCGTCGACCCCAACGAGAAATCGCTCGTACGCAAGGCGCGCGAGTGGGTCGGCCTCGTCGGCCAGGACATGGTCAAACACGTCACCTGCGCCGAGCCGTACCACTGGGACCCCGACAGCGCCGAAAGCCGTGCCTGGACCCCCGAGGAGCCGCGCCCTGAGCTGCCCGAGCCGCGTTTCCGCGTCGCCGCCATCGACTGCGGCATGAAGACCAATATCCTGCGCCGCCTGCGCCAGGAAGGCTGCGATGTCACGGTCTTCCCCGCGCACGCCGCCGCCAACGACGTGCTCGCCGCCAGACTCAACGGCGTCTTTCTCTCCAACGGCCCCGGCGACCCCGCCGGAGCGCCCTACGTCTTCGAGACCATCCGCAAGCTGCTCGGCAAAGTGCCCATCTTCGGCATCTGCCTCGGCCACCAGATGCTCGGCCTCGCCTGCGGCGCCACGACGTACAAACTCAGATTCGGCCACCGCGGCGCCAACCAGCCCGTGCTCGACCTGACCACCGGCAAGATCGAGATCACTTCGCAGAATCACGGCTTCGCCGTCGACGTCGCTTCACTGCCCAACGCCCTCGTCCAGACCCACATCAACCTCAACGACCGCACCAGTGAAGGCCTCGAACACACCAAGCTCCCTGCCTTCAGCGTCCAGTACCACCCCGAGGCTTCCCCCGGCCCCCACGACGCCGCCTACCTCTTCCCCCGCTTCATCAAGCTGATGGAAAAACACCCCATCTCGACGCGCTGA